CACTCTTTTGATGTATTTCTTGATTCAATGTGGCAAGTTCGTTATTGGCTTGTTGGAGTTCTTTGGTTCTTTCTGTTACTTTCTTTTCTAGTGTTTCTTTTGCATTTTTTTCCATTTCAAGAAACGTTTTTTGTGTAGCTTCTTTTTGTGTTTTGTAGATGTTGTATCTATCACTAAGAGCAAAAGAAAGAAATAAAACCTCCAAACTAGCACCTATTTCACCTGCATTACTCGTTAGGAAGTTTGAAGGAATAACACCTAAATTTTTGAGAATCAGAACCACAATACCAACAATGTAAAACGAAAATGCTACAATAAAAAAACGTGATGCCTTGTGTCCTTTTTTAAAGCAATAAATACTTGAAGTCAATACAATAATTGATAAGAAGAGTCCAAATAGGTTAGTGAAAAAAATTACTCTACCATATAAATTAGGTAACAACAGACTAGCTAGTAGTGTCGCTATTCCTACAAAAAAAGCAAACCAAAGTAAGTAATACAAAATAAGATGGTGCTTTCTTACTTCATTAAAATAAGCAGTAAAGAGTGATATGCCCATCATAATAAATGCAGAACCACAGGGTACAAGCTGATTAGCAAAAAGAGGAGAGTTAGGAAGTAGATACTGACTTTGGTGACCTGCTAATGAGAAAAATAATAATAATGAACCACTAATACTGATGATATAGTAAACGTAGTTGAAGTCTTTTAGGGAAACAAAGATAAAAAAGTTATAGGCTATCATTATTAACAAAATACCATAAAAAATACCAAAGCCTAGTTCTTCTGCTGTTATTTTTTTTTGGAATTCTGATGTCGTAATAATCTTAAAAGGTAATTGTAGAGTAGCCTTATTAGCTGCTCTTATATAGAGCGTATGCAGGCTTGTATCTTGGAAAGAGAGTGGAAATATATATTTACGATAATCTACCATTCTTTCTGTGAAAGGTGTTATATCTCCTGTTTTATAAACGACCGTTTCTTGGGGCGAAACAAAATAAAAATCTACTTCATCAAGTACAGCAAAATCCATTAAAGCCAAGTAATCATTTTTTTGAAGATTGGTATTTTTAATTTTGATTTTTAGCCAAATAGCAGAGCCTGTAAAGCCATAGTTGAGAGGTTCTTTTGTAGAAGACTCAAACTTTGAAGCAAATGTTTCTTTTTGTATTTCCTCAAAAGTAAGATTTCCTGTTTGGTCTTCATAAAAAAGTCTATTTTGAGTGAGGTCAGTAGTAGTTGTAATAGCTAAATCTAATACAGATTGAGCATTTATTTTAGGGATTGTCATAAAAAAACAACCCATAAAAATTAGAAAAAGAACTATTTTTTTAGACATGTTTTAGCAATAAAGGGAAAAATAACTGGGGAATGTTATCTTCTTAAATTTCCTAAAAAAATAGTTTATATCAAAATAATATTTGGACTATTTCGTTTAGCCTAAATTCTTATAATAATATTTGAGTTTTTCTAGTTTAAGTTGAATATCATTTAGCTGATTTATAGAATCATTAAGGTTTGCCTTCACGATGGGCGCAAGACGAGCATCTACAAACAAGTTTTGGTCTAGCTCATACCATTCTTCTGGCTTTTCAGTGTCCAGTTTTTCTAAGTTTTCATTAACGTAAGCTAAAAGCTCCTCTAGTTTTTCATTCCAATATTTTTCTATCAGATGATGCGCTTTTCTATAAATAATTTCGTCTTTTTCTACCTTGTGTGTGCGAAGGCGAAGAGGTAAAAGCTGTGCATTATGATACAGATGAATTTCGTGCTGTTGCGCTGGTTTTTTAGCTTTTACTTTATAAGTTAGTTTAAAATTATCATCATAAACATTAATCGTACTTTCGTCTTTTGTAAGCCTATCAAAATCTGCACGTTTGATATACTTTCCATCCATTGAAGCCTCTAAGTTCAAAACTTGATAAAACTCTTGCTCTACTGGGTAGAGTTCTTCTCGTGTCGTAACGTGCTTTACTTTTGTTTCTTTCTCAATTTCGCTTTCCAGTTCTTTTATTTCTTCTCTAAGTCCAGATAGGTTCAGAGAAATAGAATAACCATGTTTGCGTATCACTTCCGAAACTAAATGACGAACTTTATCCAACTGTTCTGGCTGATTCCAAACACAATGTGTAATGAGAAAACAATCCATCAGATTGACTTTTTTTCTTCCATTTAAGAAAGCACAAGTTTTGAGAAGGCGTATAATTTTTTTCCACCTTCGGTCTGAAATATAATAGATATTTCCAATTTGGCTATCTGTCTCGTCAAGCTGTTTTTTGACAAGTTGAATCGTATTTAAAACTTCATTGGGTAGCTCTACTTTATCAATTTCTTTGCTCCACGTAGCATTTTCTTCTGCTGTGATTTTAAGTTCCTCCGAAACAGTATCCTCATAAACATCTTCTGAAGAAGTAAGCATTTTCAAAAAGTTTCCACTTTCTTTTATTTCAGAAATCATATAACGCACCAAAAATCTATCCCAAAGAGCTTCCAAACCTTCATTTTTGGGTGGAAGTTCGTTTGAGGCTGCAATCAAGCCTTTGAGTTCTACTTTTACATCTTCTTCGCCATTTCTGTAAATTTTTTCATTCAAAACCGTAAGAAGTGCATTCTGAATAGATGGACTTGCTTTCCAAATTTCATCTAAGAAAACGACTGTCGCTCCAGGTAAATATTTTTCTGTGAGGCGTTCATATTTATCTTCATCTTTGAGTTTTTTGATAGAAACAGGACCAAAAACTTCGTCTGGCGTACTAAAACGATTCATCAAATACTCAAAGGATTGTCCTGCTGTAAAGGCAAATTTAAGTTTTCGTGCAATTAAACTTTTTGCAACCCCCGGTGCGCCAAGCATAAAAAGACTTTCACCTGCTACGGCTGTCAGAAGAGCAAGCTGTATGGGTTCTTGGCGTTCGTAAAGATTTTTATTGAGAGCAGAAAGTAAGTTTTTGATTCGTTCTTTGCGTTGCATTTGATGAGTTTTTCAGAGCCTAGACCCTAAGGGTCTGAATAATTTTAAAACTGCCTAACTTTTTATTATAGAATAAGGTTTTGAGAAAGTATTTGTAAATTTGCTTTAATTATGGAAAATAAATAACAAGATTATGAAAAAACTAGAGGAATTAAAATATGATACTATCAAGATGATTATGATGCTGAGAGATTTTGATTTTTTAAACAAAGTTAATGCTCAACTCAAATCTTACTCTGCTCCTAAATTTATGGAAGGAGTACGCCCAATAAGAGAAAATGTGAGTTTTGAGCAGATTTTGGAAGAACAAAATTATAAGCCTATTTCATATCAAGAGTTTAGAAGACAAGCTGAACCTTTAGGTGATGAGCCAATAGACGAATTGTTGAATGTAACTTGTAAATGATAAATAAACTAGGGAGAAGTGCCATTGTTGGTGTCTCCACCGACGATTTTTATATTAAAAATGCAAAATAAAAAAGTAATCATTATTGGAGGAGGTGCAGGAGGTTTTTTTGCAGCTATCAATATCAAAGAAAAAAATCCAAATTATCACGTAACGATATTAGAACAAACAAATACGCTACTCAAAAAAGTAAAGATTTCGGGTGGTGGACGCTGTAACGTTACACATTCTTGTTTTGAGCCAGAAAAACTGACCAAAAATTATCCACGAGGAGAAAAAGAGCTTTTAGGTGCATTTTATCAGTTTCAGCCAAAAGATATGATAATGTGGCTTAAAAAGCGAGGCGTAAAAACAAAAACAGAAGCTGATGGACGTATGTTTCCTGTTTCAGATGATTCCCAAACGATTATAGATTGTTTTCTCAGAGAAGCTAAAAAACTGAACATTCAGATAAAAACAGGTTTTCCAGTTGAAAAACTAATTCCTCCAATAGAAGAAAATCATAATAAATGGCAAGTTCAAATAAAAAATAAACCTAATTTGGAAGCCGATGCGATTGTGATGGCAACAGGAAGTCAGCCTAAATCATGGAAAATGCTAACCACTTTAGGACATTCGATTTCAAATCCTGTTCCTTCGCTTTTTACGATGACGATAAAAAATGATAGCCGTTTGAAAGATATGGCTGGCGTTTCGGTAAATAATGGGACGGTTTGGGCAAAAGATACAAAACTCTCTGATGAAAATGGAGCTGTTTTAGTTACGCATTGGGGACTTTCTGCGCCTGCTGTCTTACGTCTTTCTGCGTGGGGGGCAAGAGAACTGGCAGATAAAAACTACAATTTTCAGATGGGTGTAAATTGGATAGATGAAAAACCGAAAAATGCCCTCAAAACTTTAAAGTTTCACAGAGAAGAATGGCGCAAAAAGCAAATTGGAACGCTATCGCCTTTCGAAATTCCGAACCGTCTGTGGAAAAAATTGGTTGAAGCTTCCAACATAGACCTCACTACCAATTGGGCTTCACTATCTAATAAAGAACTAGAAAGCCTTTCAAATGAGCTAACACAAGGCGAGTTTCAAGTGGTGGGAAAAAGCACCTATAAAGATGAATTTGTAACTTGTGGAGGGATTTCTTTGTCAGAAGTAGATTTCAAGACAATGGAAAGCAAAATTTTGCCTAATTTGTATTTTACTGGCGAAGTCTTGGATATTGATGCTATTACTGGAGGTTTCAACTTTCAAGCTGCTTGGACGACGGCTTGGATTGTTTCGCAAAACATTTGAAATAATGAATAATGTAAAACGGATAATTTTTATTTCTCTTAGAACTCAAACAAATACTAAGTTATATGGTAATTAAATCAGCACAGATGTAAAAATTTCTCTATGATAAGGAAGAAGGCAAAATAATTTTTAACGGTCTATTAGCCATTATCAAACTATCTATTAAATTCACATTTTTTTAACTTGTTCTATTTTTACTCAAATTACATAATATCATGAAAAACATTGTTAATTGGATTGGTACAAAAATATTCTCTACTCGTTTGGATAGTATAGAAAATTTTAAGAAAAATCCTTTTCAAGTTCAAGAAAAGGTTTTCAAATATCTTATCGAAGAAGGAAAAAACACAGTTTGGGGAAAAGAACACAATTATCTTTCTATCAAAACACAAGGACAGTTTGCTGACAGAATTCCTATTTCTAGTTACGAAGAATTTTATCCTTATATAGAAAGAAGTTTGAAGGGAGAACAAAATCTACTTTGGAACAAGCCTATTATCGGCTTTTCAAAATCTTCTGGAACAACTAATGCACGAAGTAAATACATTCCTGTTTCGGAAGAAGGACTAGACAAAAACCATTACGCAGCAGGCAAAGATTTGATTGCTGTTTATGCTAATAATTATCCAGATACAGGTTTTTTCTCTGGAAAAGGACTTGGAGTAGGTGGAAGTATGCAGCCCAATCCAATTACAGGCGAGAAAAATTGTGGTGATGTTTCGGCTTTGATTATGAATCATTTGCCAGCGTGGGCTGAATATCTCCGAACACCAAGTTTGGATATTGCACTGATGGAAAACTGGGAGGAAAAAACAGAGGCAATGGCAAGAGCTAGTTCAAAAGAAAATGTTACAAGCATTCAAGGCGTTCCGACGTGGACACTTTTTATCATCAAAAAAATATTAGAAGTTACAGGCAAAAACTCAATTTTGGAGGTTTGGCCTAACCTAGAATGTTTTTTTCATGGAGCAGTTTCATTTACGCCGTATCGTCAGCTTTTCAAAGAGCTTATTCCTTCTGACCAAATGAACTACATGGAAGTGTATAATGCTTCTGAAGGATTTTTTGCGCTGCAAGACCAAAAAAATAGCGAAGATTTATTGCTTCTTTTAGATTACGGAATTTATTATGAGTTTATTCCGATGGATGAGTGGGACAAAGAAAATCCAAAAACGGTAAACCTTCAAGATGTAAAGTTAGGAGAAAAATATGCAATGATTATCTCTACCAATTCTGGACTTTGGCGTTACAATATTGGAGATGTTATTAAATTTACTTCGCTTAGTCCTTTCAGAATCCGAATTGCTGGCAGAACCAAACATTTTATCAATGCTTTTGGAGAAGAAGTCGTAGTAGAAAATGCTGATATTGCGCTGGCAGAAGCCTGTAAAAAAACAAATGCAAAACTCAAAGACTATACGGCTGCTCCTGTGTATATCAAAGGCGAAGAAAATGGAAGCCATAAACAAGGGGGACACGAATGGATTATAGAATTTGACAAACAGCCAGAAAATGAAACACTGTTTGTAGAAACATTAGATAAGAAATTAAGAGAAATAAATTCAGACTACGATGCCAAGCGTGAGGCAAATATTGCACTCGTAATGCCAAAAGTGCATTTTGCAGAGCCTAACACATTTTATAAATGGCTAGAATCCAGAGGAAAGCTAGGAGGGCAGCACAAAGTTCCACGTCTTTCTAATGACAGAGAATATGTAGATGCTATTTTGGAGATGATGGAGAGGTAAAAAACAAAAACTTTGTCAGTAGTTGTTTTATTAATCCAAAATAACTCTGACAATAGTTGTCTAAAAAACCAATACACAGCTGGAAGCCGAATACATATTGCTCACTCGGCTTGAGCCGAGCGAGAGCCATTTTTTGATAGTGTCTTTTACAAACAAGCACAACCAAATAAGTCCATACTATCTTTCCATAGATAAACGAAATCCCCATTTTGATTTATAAAAATTATGCCTCTTGATGGTGTATCTAGTTTATCATTTATTGGAAAAGTGTCTGCATAAATGAAATATACATTTGTTGTTCCTTTTAGGCGTGCAAACGTTTTTGATAAGTGTGAGCTACTAGGGCAATCGTAGTAACACTCTTTAGGAGAAAGACTGTTTCTAAGCAGACTGTCTATTTGCAAATTTCTTTCATATACCAAGTCTATTTTGAGTTTACTTCCAAGCAAAACACTATCTGCTAGATTAGGCTTTGCATCAAAAGGATAGAAATAATATGGTTCACATTGGTCTATGCCAACACCAAAGTTTGTTATCTTGGCTGATTTGTGTCCTTTTGTAGTGTAATAATGAATAGTAGGTGTACCTTTGCCTTCATAAATAGAATCTAAAATGGTAGGATAAAATATAATTTTTTGGTTTTCGTCTGGAATATAATCTGTATCTAAGCCGTTTACTAACTGTCCTTCTAATGAAATATCTGTAAAAGGCTTCTCGTGGTCTCTATCGCTAAAGACTATATTTGCAACTACTCCAATATGAGATTTATCAAGACGAAATATTGGAAATATCGGTTGCTCAATAGTTAGCTCTGAGATATTGATTTTCTTTAGCTCCTCAATGAAAGCTTTATTATTCTCACTTAGCTGATTTGATTCAAGAATATTATCTAAATATTTTGAAATGACTTCTTGAGAAGGATAATGTAACTTCCTGTATTTTTCACAGATATTACCTGTAGTATCAATGATGAGACTTTTTTCCTTTATTTTTTTAGTGTCTGCTGCTACTCTTGTAATAGACTTTTCATATTCTCTCTCAACATCTTGAAAAGTAATGGTATCATTTGTTTTCTCTATTGTACTATCTGAATTATTCTTAGGTTGGCAAGAAGCTAACAAACAGCTAATTAGAATCAAGAAAGATATTATATTTTTTGAATTAGTCATGAGTTATTTTAGTAATAGTTTATTTCACAAAAACCTGTGTACTATCTTTCAAGTTTTCAAGTACGATGTCGCTTCTTCGGATTGTTCCATCAGCTTCTTTATAACTTTTCCTATAAAATCTATATTTAGTTACTCGGTGGCGAGCATTTTCA
This portion of the Bernardetia sp. genome encodes:
- a CDS encoding 7TM diverse intracellular signaling domain-containing protein; this encodes MSKKIVLFLIFMGCFFMTIPKINAQSVLDLAITTTTDLTQNRLFYEDQTGNLTFEEIQKETFASKFESSTKEPLNYGFTGSAIWLKIKIKNTNLQKNDYLALMDFAVLDEVDFYFVSPQETVVYKTGDITPFTERMVDYRKYIFPLSFQDTSLHTLYIRAANKATLQLPFKIITTSEFQKKITAEELGFGIFYGILLIMIAYNFFIFVSLKDFNYVYYIISISGSLLLFFSLAGHQSQYLLPNSPLFANQLVPCGSAFIMMGISLFTAYFNEVRKHHLILYYLLWFAFFVGIATLLASLLLPNLYGRVIFFTNLFGLFLSIIVLTSSIYCFKKGHKASRFFIVAFSFYIVGIVVLILKNLGVIPSNFLTSNAGEIGASLEVLFLSFALSDRYNIYKTQKEATQKTFLEMEKNAKETLEKKVTERTKELQQANNELATLNQEIHQKSEEIKAQRDALSNTTTDLEKTVKELDKQKTDILSSINYAKTIQRAMLPFQERISHALDAFFVFYKPRDIVSGDFYFFEEKKTHIIFGAFDCTGHGVPGAFMSMIAHQILSDIVNVKKIYSPDLILEELHNKVYSSLQQEQTQNRDGMDGAIVSIKKNKTEKGKAKFETLEYAGAMNPFYYVQTPLDASVTTELVCTSIKATKNTIGGKTKQNEIRKFEKHTIQLEGYKTNFWLCTDGFQDQFGGEKNKKFMVKNFRELLFSMHDKDVKEQYKIIRNTFINWKGFNKQVDDVLVIGAEI
- a CDS encoding AAA family ATPase; this translates as MQRKERIKNLLSALNKNLYERQEPIQLALLTAVAGESLFMLGAPGVAKSLIARKLKFAFTAGQSFEYLMNRFSTPDEVFGPVSIKKLKDEDKYERLTEKYLPGATVVFLDEIWKASPSIQNALLTVLNEKIYRNGEEDVKVELKGLIAASNELPPKNEGLEALWDRFLVRYMISEIKESGNFLKMLTSSEDVYEDTVSEELKITAEENATWSKEIDKVELPNEVLNTIQLVKKQLDETDSQIGNIYYISDRRWKKIIRLLKTCAFLNGRKKVNLMDCFLITHCVWNQPEQLDKVRHLVSEVIRKHGYSISLNLSGLREEIKELESEIEKETKVKHVTTREELYPVEQEFYQVLNLEASMDGKYIKRADFDRLTKDESTINVYDDNFKLTYKVKAKKPAQQHEIHLYHNAQLLPLRLRTHKVEKDEIIYRKAHHLIEKYWNEKLEELLAYVNENLEKLDTEKPEEWYELDQNLFVDARLAPIVKANLNDSINQLNDIQLKLEKLKYYYKNLG
- a CDS encoding NAD(P)/FAD-dependent oxidoreductase, coding for MQNKKVIIIGGGAGGFFAAINIKEKNPNYHVTILEQTNTLLKKVKISGGGRCNVTHSCFEPEKLTKNYPRGEKELLGAFYQFQPKDMIMWLKKRGVKTKTEADGRMFPVSDDSQTIIDCFLREAKKLNIQIKTGFPVEKLIPPIEENHNKWQVQIKNKPNLEADAIVMATGSQPKSWKMLTTLGHSISNPVPSLFTMTIKNDSRLKDMAGVSVNNGTVWAKDTKLSDENGAVLVTHWGLSAPAVLRLSAWGARELADKNYNFQMGVNWIDEKPKNALKTLKFHREEWRKKQIGTLSPFEIPNRLWKKLVEASNIDLTTNWASLSNKELESLSNELTQGEFQVVGKSTYKDEFVTCGGISLSEVDFKTMESKILPNLYFTGEVLDIDAITGGFNFQAAWTTAWIVSQNI
- a CDS encoding GH3 auxin-responsive promoter family protein; translated protein: MKNIVNWIGTKIFSTRLDSIENFKKNPFQVQEKVFKYLIEEGKNTVWGKEHNYLSIKTQGQFADRIPISSYEEFYPYIERSLKGEQNLLWNKPIIGFSKSSGTTNARSKYIPVSEEGLDKNHYAAGKDLIAVYANNYPDTGFFSGKGLGVGGSMQPNPITGEKNCGDVSALIMNHLPAWAEYLRTPSLDIALMENWEEKTEAMARASSKENVTSIQGVPTWTLFIIKKILEVTGKNSILEVWPNLECFFHGAVSFTPYRQLFKELIPSDQMNYMEVYNASEGFFALQDQKNSEDLLLLLDYGIYYEFIPMDEWDKENPKTVNLQDVKLGEKYAMIISTNSGLWRYNIGDVIKFTSLSPFRIRIAGRTKHFINAFGEEVVVENADIALAEACKKTNAKLKDYTAAPVYIKGEENGSHKQGGHEWIIEFDKQPENETLFVETLDKKLREINSDYDAKREANIALVMPKVHFAEPNTFYKWLESRGKLGGQHKVPRLSNDREYVDAILEMMER